Genomic DNA from Wolbachia endosymbiont of Aedes albopictus:
TATTCAATTTTACCGAGGATGATTTATTCAATATTGCATACGACCGCAAAGAACAGTTGTTATGGGAAAAACTTCAAGATTATCATAAGGTTATCTATAGTGAATTAAACTATCTCATTAACTTATCTCGCATAGAATCTCCTCTTACACTATTTACACATATATTGCGTACAGGTAAGAAGAAATTTGCTGCAAGGCTAGGTCTTGAGTGCTTCGAGGTTCTAGACGAATTTATGAACCTTGTGTTGCAATTTGAAAATCCATCTCTTCAAGCATTTGTTCAATGGATCAAGGAGAATAATCCGGAGATTAAGAATGATATGCAATCAGAACGCAATGCTGTGCGAATAATGACAATTCACAAATCAAAAGGTCTGCAAGCTCCCATAGTATTTTTGGTTGATACAAACACAGTGCCAAGAAACAGTGAAAGCATTATCTTTGATGGAACAGAAGTGCCATTTTGGTGTGGAAAAAACAACAACGCTTATTGCGATCAAGTAAAAAGAGAGAAAAAACTGGAGGATTATAATGAATATTTGCGTTTATTATACGTAGCACTCACACGTGCTGAAGATGAGTTATACATCTTAAGTAAAGAGCCAGTGCAAAAGGGCTCTTGGTATGATCTAATCACTCAGTATGGAGAACCATATGAAAAGAAACAAACATACTTACAGCCAATATTTAAAGAAAAAGTTGAAGTACTATGTGTGAACGCAAACTACCCTTACATTTATAAAAAACGTGATTATTTTGACGTTCCAGTGATTTCGCTTCCGCCAAACCTATCAATGTCGTTCCAGTGCTTGACACTGGAATCCAGTAAAAAAGAAGGAGAACCAGCATCAGCTACTCGCTCTCCGGTTTCATTCCAGCACTCTCTTTCGTCATTCCAACATCCTTCCTTGTCATCCCAGCGTCCTCCCCTGTCATCCCAGTGCTTGACACTGGGATCCAGTAAAAAAGAAGGAAAATCAGCATCAGCTACTTGGATGACAGATGGTTATACAAGAGGCTTAATAATCCACAGCATATTACAATATATGCCCAAGATAGAAAAAGAAAGGAGAAAAAATTGGGTCAGAAAATATCTTGACAATATAAACACCAGTGAAGATAAGGATGAAATTTACAGTAAAATATTGGCCTTTAATGAAAAATATGGCTATTTGTTTGACTTAGGAGGCAAATCAGAGATTACACTGAGTGGAATAATCGATGGCGAACCAGTATTAGTACGACTAGATAGGCTATGCATAACGCAAGATAAAGCAATCATAATTGACTACAAATCACACCGTAACGTTTCTGTTTCCTTATTAAATGAAATAAAAAAGCAAATGCTGACCTATAAAACCTTAGTACAAGAAATATATCCAAACAAGCAAGTAGAGTGTGTGGTTATTTGGGTGGAAGATTTAACCATTCAATCTGACTTTTAACGAAACTTGATTGCAAGAGTGCGGTAAAAGAATCTATAGCTAAAGTAATTCTGGTTTAGCAACCAATTTAAGAAACGACAAATTCGTCATTCCAGTGCCTTCTTCTCCTATTATTCCAGTGCCCTCTTTCTTGTCATCCCAGTGCGTGGCACTGGGATCCAGAAAACTTAATTGCAAGTAATACATTGAGTTTGGTGAGTATGGGTTTTGCGTTATAGAATGAAGCACTTTTGGTGAATTTGTAAAGGAAACTAGATTCCAGTGTCAAGCACTGGAATGACAAGTTCTCGGCAACCCCTACGTCATCCCGTCACGGTATCTCAGCCACTAACACGTAGCGGAATGACAGCAGTCCTACGTCATACATAGATCCCGCTAACAAGTAGCGGGATGACGAATTGCTTAACCGTCATACCGCCGCAGACCGTCATACCGCCGCGGTATCTCAGCCACTAACACGTAGCGGAATGACGAATTACTCAACCGTTATCCTGCTGCTCCTTTTTCGTCATCCCGCAGCGGGATCTCAGCATAGCTATCTTAAAGCTAAGTAATATAAGTCAACCCAGCTAGGATTCTTTTGATTGATCAAATTAATCTTCCATTGCCTTGGCCATTCTTTCAGGCACCTTTCTCTTGCAATATCTAAACTTATATCTTCAAACTCTTCAAAATATACAAGTTTATTTACATTATATCTTGATGTGAAACCTGAAACAATTTTGTTTTTGTGTTCCCAAATCCTCTTGATCAAATTTGCAGTTACACCAATATATAATGTGCTATTAGCTTTATTTGTAAGTATATAGATATATGATAACTTCATCTTAATCGTTTATAGCTAAAGTAACTTAGATTTACCAACATTATACTACACCATCGTGCCACAATAAAACTTACCGTCATCCCGCCGCAGATAGATCCCGCTAACACGTAGCGGGATGACGAGCTTATCGTCATGCCGCCGCAGTATCTCTTAGCATAGATCCCTTACTTAACCGTCATACCGCGATTCATTCGCGGTATCTCAGCAGACCACGCTAACAAGTAGCGGGATGACAAGCTTATCGTCATGCCGCCGCGAACTGTCATCCCGTCACGGTATCTCTTAGCCGCTAACACGTAGCGGAATGACGATTGTCGGTAAATCTAAGTTACTGTAGTTATAAAGGCTTTCACAACAACCTATTTTCCTTGAAACTAAAATAGCTACTGAATGTAATAATAATGTGGTCTATTAATTCTATTCCTATACTTTGGCAAGCTTCTGCTAGTTGCCTAGTGAGAGATATATCGCTATTTGAAGGTTGTGTATCTCCGCTTGGATGATTGTGAGATATTACAATGGATGTTGAACCAATCAAAAGTGCGCGCTTGATGATCTCTCTGACATAAAGAGGAGTTTGATCTACTGTACCAATATTTTGCAGGTCTTCCGCTATTAGACGATACTTTTTATTCATGTAGATGACGCGAAAATTTTCCTTATTGAGGCTTCCTATACTTATTCTTAAATAATCAAGCAATTTTTCCCAGTTATCGATTATAGGCAGGTCTTTTATTTCTTCTCTTGCAGAACGAACAAAGGCTTGTTTCACACAAAAGATGGCAGATATTGCTGTATTGCTGACACCATCAACGTTTTGCAGCGCTTCCAGGTCAGCATTAAAAACTTTATTCAAACTGCCAAAATTTTCTATCAAACTCTTTGCTATCGGTTTCACATCAATTCTACTGTATGCTGAATATAAAATGTGCTCTAAAACTTCATAATCAAGTAATGATTGTCCATTATCTAAAATAATTTTCTCTCTTAGGCGCTTTCTATGCCCCTTTTTGTAATTTTTCATCATTAATGAATTGCTTATCTCTTGTATAATAAGAAATTAGATTTTTAAGTAAAATATTTAATAAAGCGCATGACGTACAATTGTAAGAACATTCATTTTTAAAGACAGCAAATAGTGTCATGAAAGTAGCTAACGCGAGCTCTACGTCATACCGCCGCGGTATCTCAACAGATCCCGCTAACAAGCAGCGGGATGACGAATTGCTTAACCGTCATACCACCGTGAACCGTCATACCGCCGCGGCGCTAACAAGAGATCCCGCTGCGGGATGACGAGCTTATTATCATACCACCGCGGCGCTAACAAGTGGCAACTGTTCTCCCAATGGCGTCAACTTAAGAGCCTCCATCAGCAAACTCTCCTAAAGACATGATGGCGTTTAGGCTTATCTACTTTATTGCGGCTATACAATCTTCCTGGTCGGATCTTAACTTTAGCACGTATACTTGCTCTATCAAAAAGAGCTTGAAAATCTTTTGGCGAACAATTTCCGACCAGCACTTGATAGAGTTTCTGTCTCATTACACCAAATAAAACTGAAAAATTTAAACGATATTCAGCGATTTGATCTGGGTTCCAAGGCCCTTGTGCATCACACATATGAAGCGACAATATATTGCACATAACTAAGTTCGCCCAAAATTCTTGTAATACAGCCTCTAAATTTACTCCAGAAAAATTCTCTAATTCTGCACCTATTTTGAGTCGTTTCCTCTATGTGCCACCTTAATACATAAGCTTTGCTGATATCTTCCAAAGTCTCGGTCAAAAAGTGAGGTAATCAGCACTTCTGTTTCTCCATTGGCTAATGTAAGTACTATAACCCTGACTTTTTGTCCTTTCATTTTATTTTCTAGCTTTTTATTTTCTAGTATAAAATCAAAATCTAATTCATCAGATGAAATTCGTTTCCATAGCTTGCTATAATTTCTTTTTTGCAAGCGAAAAATAAAGTCTACTTTCAATTCATAATGCTGCTGAATGAATTTTAGTGAAGGATAGCCACGGTCGTAGATAAATAATAATCTATCTTGATTTAATGAACGCATTTGAGTAACGACTTCAGGTAATTGTTCTTCTGCTAATGTTTGCTCACCCACATTCCAAGCCGCAAGGCGAGCACTGCAAATCAGCGAAGTACATAAATCAACAAACAAAGAAACCCTTGCTAATGGTGGCATTATACCTGTTGTTCCATTTGGTTTAAAACGGCCAAACTCGGATACAATTTCTTCAGAGCTCGGTAATCGAATACCAGAACCATCTGCTGCAATAAGCCTATAGCCTCTCCAAGTTCCATACTCAGGCTCATCTTGATAGGCTGTTTGGATGCTTAGCTCTAATAATTCTTTAAAACCTGTATGACAAATCTTATATCTTGCTTTAGAAAAAGCTTGCTTTGAGGGTGGAACTTTACAAGTCAATGGATCCATAAGCTCACATTCTATTCCTAAACTTTTCTTAATTAACTTTAAAATCATAGAAAATACTGTCGTAAAAGGAAGTTTTCTTGTTCGTGTGAAACTATTTTTTCCAATACAGTGGAGTTTCTGAAAAGTTTTCGAGTATATTATATTTTTAATTTGTAAGATAAGATTTTTTCCTTTCTGCATGCATCCTCTAAAAAGGACACATTTTAAACTTTTTTGTTGAAATAAAATAGAAACAAAAGTGCTGTTTCTTGTAGTATTTTACTCCTTAACATCCCTTAAGTTGACGCCATTGACTGTTCTCCCTCGTCATACCGCGGTTCATTCGCGGTATCTCTTAGCCGCTAACACGTAGCGAGATGACGGTTGTCGTTTAGCTACAAACATTAAGAAATTTACCAAACGAAAAAAAAGGCAAAAGAAGCCCCGTGGTGCGAGTTTTGACTCTATATTACTGTAAGTGGCGCTGTAATAATGTGCTGACGCTTAGTTTAAGCGCGATTTGGCTGAATGTAGAAAAAATAAAAAAGACATGCAGCCGCTATAATTTTATGTAATCCGCCAATAAATACTCTGAGTTTTTTACTGAATTTTGTCATTGAGCCTGCAGGTCAAAAACAAGTTTTGAGTCATAAATACCCTTAATACTACAATAAAGGGGCTGGCGGAGTTTGTCAAGGAATTTTTATGCAAGAGATCTATTGAAATGCCCCTGTAAAATCATACTATTAATTAGTGCACTGTAAATTTAAAATTATAGATATGTTAAGCAGATTGGTAATTTTGCTATTAGTTTTTATACTTCCTTTTTCTTCATACTCATACCAGTTTAGAACCAAAGCAAAGCAAGCAGTAGTCTTAGATTTAGCTTCAGACTCGTTCATTTTTGACCATAATTCCGATGAAAAAATGGCCCCATCTTCAATGAGCAAGTTAATGACTTTATATATAGCCTTCGATTATCTAAAAGCTGGAATAATAAATATGGAGGATAAATTTCGAGTAAGCAGAAAAGCGTGGGAAAGAAAAGGCTCTTCTATGTTTTTGAAAGAAGGTCAATCCGTTAAGGTGAGGGAATTACTCGAAGGAATTACAATAGTCTCGGGTAATGATGCCTGCATAACACTAGCCGAAGGTATTGCAGGATCAGAAGAGAATTTTGTGGCTGAAATGAATGAGGTTGCACAAAATTTGAACCTGAATGACAGTCATTTTGTCAACTCAAGCGGGTGGCCAGATGGAGATCATTTTATGAGTGCAAAAGACTTGGTAATGCTGGCAAAAAGGATTTTCACTGATTTTCCTGAATATTACGATTTATTTTCTGAACAATATCTGACATATAACGAAATCGCACAAAAGAATAAAAATCTTCTACTTTTTCACGACATTGGGGTTGACGGCTTAAAGACCGGTTATACAAATGCTGGTGGTTATGGCATTGTAGCATCTGCAAAACGAAACGATAGGAGAATTTTTGCTGTTGTCAATGGTTTAAACACTGAGAAAGAGCGAATAGAAGAAGCAAAAAGGCTGATACAATACTCCTTAAATCATTTTAATACTAAGAAAATATTTGCTAAAGACAGTGTAGTTGAGGAAGTAAATGTTCTCTATGGAAAAGATAAAAAAGTGCCTATTACAGTTGCAAACGATGTTACCATAACTTACAACCGCAAATTGCATGACCAAATTAAGGTGCGTATTGAATATAAAGATATGATACCTGCACCCATTAAAAGTGGTCAAGAAGTGGGCAAAGTTTTTGTAGAAATACCAGGTATTGAGAAACAAACTACACCTCTTTATGCAGCAAATGACGTACAGGAATTGAATTTTGTAGAAAAGTTTTTTAGAATATTATTTTAAGTTTAATATATTGGCTTTCAAAACAATTTCGAAAGAGAGATCTATTGCACTTTAGTGTAGTTTTAACTAACAATTTCTGTTACAATACAAGATTGAAATGTTACGAAAATGTGCTGGTTATATTTGTTGCTGTCCAGTATCCTAGAGATACTGTGGGCTGTAACATTAAAGTTTAGTAACAGTTTTACTAAAGTTGTGCCTTCGATTGCAACATTGGTAATTATGATCATTAGCATTTACTTTTTATCTCTTGCAGCATGTTTTCTACCTATTAGAGTATGCTATGCAGTCTCCTCTGGAATATGCACAATTGGAATAACTATAATTGGTGCAACCGCTTTCACAGAGAATATTAATTTATCTCAAGTTTTATGTATCATTTTAATTGTAATAGGAACCATAGGGCTAAAGCTCTCTATTTAAACCTAAAAGTTTATGCATGAATTGGATATATTTACTCTTATCGTCACTAATTGAAGTGTTCTGGGTCATAACACTTAAGCATAGTTGTGGATTTACTCATCTCGTACCATCAATAATTAGCATATTCTCCATGGCTCTTAGTACGTATTTACTTTCGCTCGCTATACGTTCTATACCTATCGGAGTATGCTATGCAATTTGGACTGGAGTAGGTGCTATAGGAGCTTCGATACTTGGAGTTTACCTATTTAATGAACCAGTTAATTTATTCGAAGTAATATGCTTTATTTTAGTTACATTCGGGATTATAGGATTAAAATTGTTTGATACTGCAAAACAAACTGTTGATAAAATGGAATAAGAGATCCTACTGGGATGACAGAAGCAGATACTCCACATTGTCATGCAAATTGGAATCCAGACTTTTTTCTATACAGCATGGTGGAGACGAGAAACCGTAACCGTTACACTTAATTCTGCAATTCTTCAATTTCACTAATGGACAGGCCGGTACACTTGACAATAGTGTTAATATCAATATTATTGGCTAGCATTGTTTTTGCAACTTCAATTTTTCCTTCTTCTCTACCTTCTTTCCTACCTTTCTCTTCACCAATTTTGATGCCTTCAATTTTTCCTTCAATTTTTCCTTGTTGAATAGAAGAAAGATAATCATCAATATGTTTCTTAGTTTGATCATAAGCAAAACGTTCTTCTTTACTCCAGTTATATTGATTTAACACATCGTAAGCTCTACCAATAATAACATCACTACCTATTATTTTCTGTAGATCTTCTTCGCTAGTTTCATCGGCGTACTTAAAAAAATAAATCCATTTTTCAACAATATTTGAAAGCTGATCTTCTTTTGTCTTATTAAACTTTGGTAGCTCGATGAAAGTGAAACTAAAATCTTTGAGATCATGTTCATAGGTAATTTTATCAAAAGTAACGTGATCAGATTTGTAAGCCAGCTTGTTGGGAAATAAGATAAAATCGGCGATAGCAATAAAAATAACTCCTTTAAGATCTTGATATTGATCACCTTTGTGGGCTTGACTTGAATAAGCTTTAGCAGCATAGTATTGAGCGCGTTTCTCAAAGCCTGTAGTTTTAACAACTTGCATTTCAATAATTAGCTGGGTTCCAGCAGAATCAGTACAGAGAACATCAACAATGCTCTGCTTTTGAGAAGCAATATCAGGATCCTGAATGGGGCTTAAAAAAGAAACATCTTCTATCTGATCAACACCAGTAAGGCCTAGCATATCATTAAGAAAGTGAATAAGAATGTCCTTATTATTTACAGAGCCAAAAATACGCCGAAAGGCAAAGTCGTTCTTAGGATCGAGAAACTTAGAAATAGCCATAGCTAAAGTGCTTAGAAAAGATTAATAATTATACACTATTATTAACAACTATTCAATCATATTTTAAGCTTAACTTGATACTATAAACTGTGTCAAGTCGCTGCCTTGCCCCTCCTTGCCACCTCCTGGCACATTTCCATTTACGTTTTGCGCTTCTTTCGTTTCATCCATTTTAGTACTAGGTTTTAATATGCTATATGTAATACCACCAACTGCTAGTGCCGCTGCTGTAACTATAGCTGCTGCTATCATCATAGACATCAATTCAACTGCAACTGTCCCGGTTGCAAAAAGTGTCACTGCTATAGCAGCGCCTAATAATGCAGTTGAACAACCTGCAAAAATTCCTTTCTCTCTTGTATTTTTTTCAGCTTTTTTTTGCTCTTTTTCCCTTGCAAGCTGTGCCACATATCCACTTGTGTCAAGACCTATTGAAGTTTTGCCATCTTTATTCTTTAATGAAGAATCTACTCCATTTTCCATTAGAATTTCAATATTTGTGTCACTGCAAATATTTATAGCCAAATGTAAAGGAGTATCTCCATATTTATCTGCCGCATTAATATTCGCACCTCCTTTTATCAGAGTTTTCACAATCTCTCCACTGAAGTGAGATGAAGCAGCTATGTGTAAAGGAGTCCATCCGCCTTTATTTACTGCATCAAAACCAGCTTCGCTCAACTGAGTATATTCATCTGAATATTGTGATAATTTCTCTTTTATCTTCTCAATTACGTTATCTTTACTTAAATTTTGTCAGCATTAACTGCACTTAATATTCTTTTCCACTGGTCATATTTTATCGCCATAACTTTATCTCTGACTTTTATAATATTTTATTATTATATATTATGGCAAGAAAGTCAACCCTAATTTTGCTTAGTAAGCACACTAACTATGAAACAATCTATATTACCATCGAAAACAGAATTTATATTGCCCACTTCATGTCCAGTTCTTAAATCCTTCACCATTTGATACGGATGCATAACGTACGATCTGATCTGATTGCCCCAACCTATATCGCATTTTTTACCATATTCTTCAGCCATCTTTTGTTCTTTCTTTTCCAGTTCAATTTGGTATAAACGGCCTTTAAGTAATTTTAATGCCTCATCTTTATTTCTGTGTTGAGAACGACCATTTTGGCATTGAACTACAACACCAGTTGGAGTATGTGTAATGCGTACCGCACTTTCAGTCTTGTTCACGTGCTGACCGCCTGCTCCGGAAGCACGGTAGGTGTCGATCTTTAGATCCTTTTCATCCACAGCAATATCAATTAAATCTTCTATCACTGGAGTTACTCCTACACTTGCAAAACTGGTATGACGTTTACCATTTGCATCAAACGGCGATATTCTAACCAGCCTGTGAATTCCACTTTCACTTTTTGCCCACCCATAAGCTTTTTCTCCAACGATTTTTATCATTGCAGACTTTATACCAACCGACTCTCCTTCTAATTTTTCTACAACTTCAACTTTAAAGTTGTGATAAATTTCTGCCCACCTTATATACATGCGCATCAGCATTTCAGCCCAATCATTGCTCTCTGTTCCACCAGCTCCTGAGTGGATTTCTAAAAAGCAGTTATTGTTATCTGCTTCACCAGTAAATAAGGATTCTGTCTCTTTAAGTTTGATTAATTTCTCTAACTTAGCTAATTCACTTTCAACTTCAGAGAAAAATTCTTCATCATTTTCATCAATAGCAGACTTCATTAAGCTAATGGCATCGTTGTAATCGCTTTCCAGCTTTAAAAACGACTCTACGTCATTCTTAATTTTAGAACGTTCTTTTAAAATTTCTTGTGCTTTTTGGTTATCTTGCCACAGATCATCATTCGACGCTTGGGAGTCCAGCTCTTCAAGACGCAACTTTAATTTTTCTATGTCAAAGACACCTCCTGATAAGAGAAATACTTTTATTTAAGCCTTGAAAGTATTCAAGAATTTCTAAATAAGTTTTCATTATACTTTAGATTTTAATATATTTACTATTACTAACAATAACAGCAAACAAAATAGAAATTTAACCATATGATAGTTAATTCAAAATAATTTCATTATACTTTAATGTTTAAGGAAATCAAGTGTGTATATTTATTAAGAAATAAGGTAAAATAATGAATATTAAAGTAAGTTCTCATTATGGTTTAGACAAAAAGGCTATTGATGACTTAATAGAGTCACTTGATAACGATGAGCTAGAAAATGTTCTTAATATTGTAAAAACGATAGATAGCGTTCAGTTAGCTTATTTTTTATCTACTTCGATCAGTGATCACAGGGAGAAATTAGTTAATATCCTCGATCAACATTTGTTAAGTGATGCCCTAGTGCATGTAGTGCCAGATTTACAAATAGAGATCATAGAAACGTTGGGAATAGAAAATACAGCAAAGTTACTAATGCTCCTTGATGTAGAAGATGTAGTAACCATAATGAA
This window encodes:
- a CDS encoding GIY-YIG nuclease family protein, whose protein sequence is MKLSYIYILTNKANSTLYIGVTANLIKRIWEHKNKIVSGFTSRYNVNKLVYFEEFEDISLDIARERCLKEWPRQWKINLINQKNPSWVDLYYLALR
- the radC gene encoding RadC family protein, with protein sequence MKNYKKGHRKRLREKIILDNGQSLLDYEVLEHILYSAYSRIDVKPIAKSLIENFGSLNKVFNADLEALQNVDGVSNTAISAIFCVKQAFVRSAREEIKDLPIIDNWEKLLDYLRISIGSLNKENFRVIYMNKKYRLIAEDLQNIGTVDQTPLYVREIIKRALLIGSTSIVISHNHPSGDTQPSNSDISLTRQLAEACQSIGIELIDHIIITFSSYFSFKENRLL
- a CDS encoding D-alanyl-D-alanine carboxypeptidase family protein, which produces MLSRLVILLLVFILPFSSYSYQFRTKAKQAVVLDLASDSFIFDHNSDEKMAPSSMSKLMTLYIAFDYLKAGIINMEDKFRVSRKAWERKGSSMFLKEGQSVKVRELLEGITIVSGNDACITLAEGIAGSEENFVAEMNEVAQNLNLNDSHFVNSSGWPDGDHFMSAKDLVMLAKRIFTDFPEYYDLFSEQYLTYNEIAQKNKNLLLFHDIGVDGLKTGYTNAGGYGIVASAKRNDRRIFAVVNGLNTEKERIEEAKRLIQYSLNHFNTKKIFAKDSVVEEVNVLYGKDKKVPITVANDVTITYNRKLHDQIKVRIEYKDMIPAPIKSGQEVGKVFVEIPGIEKQTTPLYAANDVQELNFVEKFFRILF
- a CDS encoding DMT family transporter — encoded protein: MCWLYLLLSSILEILWAVTLKFSNSFTKVVPSIATLVIMIISIYFLSLAACFLPIRVCYAVSSGICTIGITIIGATAFTENINLSQVLCIILIVIGTIGLKLSI
- a CDS encoding DMT family transporter codes for the protein MNWIYLLLSSLIEVFWVITLKHSCGFTHLVPSIISIFSMALSTYLLSLAIRSIPIGVCYAIWTGVGAIGASILGVYLFNEPVNLFEVICFILVTFGIIGLKLFDTAKQTVDKME
- a CDS encoding Rpn family recombination-promoting nuclease/putative transposase — translated: MAISKFLDPKNDFAFRRIFGSVNNKDILIHFLNDMLGLTGVDQIEDVSFLSPIQDPDIASQKQSIVDVLCTDSAGTQLIIEMQVVKTTGFEKRAQYYAAKAYSSQAHKGDQYQDLKGVIFIAIADFILFPNKLAYKSDHVTFDKITYEHDLKDFSFTFIELPKFNKTKEDQLSNIVEKWIYFFKYADETSEEDLQKIIGSDVIIGRAYDVLNQYNWSKEERFAYDQTKKHIDDYLSSIQQGKIEGKIEGIKIGEEKGRKEGREEGKIEVAKTMLANNIDINTIVKCTGLSISEIEELQN
- a CDS encoding ankyrin repeat domain-containing protein, with the translated sequence MSEAGFDAVNKGGWTPLHIAASSHFSGEIVKTLIKGGANINAADKYGDTPLHLAINICSDTNIEILMENGVDSSLKNKDGKTSIGLDTSGYVAQLAREKEQKKAEKNTREKGIFAGCSTALLGAAIAVTLFATGTVAVELMSMMIAAAIVTAAALAVGGITYSILKPSTKMDETKEAQNVNGNVPGGGKEGQGSDLTQFIVSS
- the prfB gene encoding peptide chain release factor 2 (programmed frameshift), which translates into the protein MKTYLEILEYFQGLNKSISLIRRCLDIEKLKLRLEELDSQASNDDLWQDNQKAQEILKERSKIKNDVESFLKLESDYNDAISLMKSAIDENDEEFFSEVESELAKLEKLIKLKETESLFTGEADNNNCFLEIHSGAGGTESNDWAEMLMRMYIRWAEIYHNFKVEVVEKLEGESVGIKSAMIKIVGEKAYGWAKSESGIHRLVRISPFDANGKRHTSFASVGVTPVIEDLIDIAVDEKDLKIDTYRASGAGGQHVNKTESAVRITHTPTGVVVQCQNGRSQHRNKDEALKLLKGRLYQIELEKKEQKMAEEYGKKCDIGWGNQIRSYVMHPYQMVKDLRTGHEVGNINSVFDGNIDCFIVSVLTKQN